Genomic segment of Pseudomonas sp. DY-1:
TCGAGCACAACCTCGACGTGATCAAGACCGCTGACTGGCTCGTGGACCTCGGACCCGAAGGCGGCTCCAAGGGTGGCCAGATCATCGCCACCGGCACCCCGGAAGAGGTCGCAGACATGGCGCAGTCCCACACCGGGCGGTTCCTCAAGCCCTTGCTGGAGCGTGATCGCGCCTGATCCAACGGTCTGTAAAGAAAAGGGCCGGGCAGCGATGTCCGGCCTTTTTTGTGGGGGGCAATGTACCTGCGCGAATCCAGCCCGGAGCGAACGGCATTGCCGAAATGCGGAAGCACTGATCGAAGTGCGCCCAGTGCAGGTCAGCAATGAACCGCGGAACACACGTCATAACCCCGGTGATGTCGAAAATGCCCTGTGTATCTGCCCTACTCGCACAAGTGGAACAGCGCACAAGGCTGGTTTCCTGGCTCTTTAAGCCTCACCCACATGATCTGTTTCATTTCCTTCGCTGGGCGAAAAAGGAGTGTCGATCTACCCGTCACACCGCAGTCGAATTGTTAAAAGAACCGAATCGGTAGACACAGGTTAAATTTCAGACATAAAAAAACCGGGCACTAGGCCCGGTTTTTCATGCAACGACCGACTTACTCGGCAGCAGCTTCGACTTCACCAGCGACCGGACGGTCAACCAGCTCGACGTAAGCCATGGGAGCATTGTCGCCAGCGCGGAAACCGCACTTCAGGATACGCAGGTAGCCGCCCTGACGGTTGGCGTAGCGCTTGCCCAGATCGTTGAACAGTTTGCCTACAGCGGACTTCGAACGGGTACGGTCGAAAGCCAGACGACGGTTGGCAACGCTGTCTTCCTTGGCCAGGGTGATCAGCGGCTCGGCAACGCGGCGCAGTTCCTTGGCTTTAGGCAGGGTGGTTTTGATCAGTTCGTGCTCGAACAGCGACACCGCCATGTTCTGGAACATGGCCTTGCGGTGTGCGCTGGTGCGGCTGAGGTGACGGCCACTTTTACGATGACGCATGGTTCAATTCCTTACCAAACTTCTACGTTCGGTGATTACGACGATCAGGCAGTCGCCTTGTCGTCCTTCTTGAGACTTGCCGGCGGCCAGTTGTCGAGGCGCATGCCGAGGGACAGACCACGGGAGGCCAGGACGTCCTTGATCTCGGTCAGG
This window contains:
- the rplQ gene encoding 50S ribosomal protein L17, translated to MRHRKSGRHLSRTSAHRKAMFQNMAVSLFEHELIKTTLPKAKELRRVAEPLITLAKEDSVANRRLAFDRTRSKSAVGKLFNDLGKRYANRQGGYLRILKCGFRAGDNAPMAYVELVDRPVAGEVEAAAE